Proteins encoded by one window of Candidatus Sumerlaea chitinivorans:
- a CDS encoding Translation elongation factor G yields the protein MGRKTPLSRVRNIGIMAHIDAGKTTTTERILFYTGRTYKIGEVHEGAAEMDWMEQERERGITITSASTQCTWRDHHINIIDTPGHVDFTVEVERSIRVLDGAIALFCAVGGVEPQSETVWRQADKYGVPRLAFVNKMDRIGADFFGTVEMMRDRLGCHPVPIQIPVGVEDSFRGVIDLVAMKAILWPLEDEWKGTRYEVAEIPDEYREQAIEWHAKMLEAIAEYDDSFMEKYLQQENHDFSPEELKPLLRQSVLSAKITPVLCGSSFKNKGVQPLLDAVIDYLPSPLDIPAVTGENPETGEIEERRPDDNQPFAALAFKIMTDPHVGKLTYFRVYSGLLRSGSYVFNSSKDKTERVGRILLMHANDREPLDEVRTGDIAAAVGFKYTQTGDTLCDPDHPILLEPMTFPEPVIHIAVEPKTKQDQDRLSTALQRLAEEDPTFRVHTDEETNQTILSGMGELHLEIIVDRLRREFKVEANVGRPQVAYRETITKSIDRAEGKYIRQSGGRGQYGHVVLRIEPMPPGFGFEFHSEIVGGVVPKEYIPAVEKGVVGAMKTGVLAGYPMVDIKVTLVDGSFHPVDSSEMAFEFAGSIAFKEGARKCDPELLEPIMLVEVVTPEEFFGDVLGDLTSRRGKIEETMRRGNAQVVRANVPLSEMFGYATDLRSRTQGRATYTMQFSHYEKVPRAIFEKITGQDIVNR from the coding sequence GTGGGACGCAAAACTCCTCTGAGTCGTGTTCGCAACATTGGCATCATGGCTCACATCGACGCAGGCAAAACGACTACGACGGAGCGCATTTTGTTCTACACAGGGCGCACCTATAAGATTGGTGAGGTTCACGAGGGTGCGGCCGAAATGGACTGGATGGAACAGGAACGGGAGCGAGGGATCACGATTACCTCGGCTTCTACTCAGTGCACATGGCGCGATCACCATATTAACATTATCGATACGCCCGGACACGTGGATTTTACGGTCGAAGTCGAACGGTCTATCCGCGTTCTCGACGGTGCGATTGCACTCTTTTGCGCCGTGGGCGGCGTGGAACCTCAAAGCGAGACCGTCTGGCGCCAAGCTGACAAATATGGGGTGCCGCGGCTCGCGTTTGTGAACAAAATGGATCGAATCGGCGCAGACTTCTTCGGCACGGTTGAAATGATGCGCGATCGCCTTGGCTGCCACCCCGTTCCCATTCAGATTCCCGTTGGCGTCGAGGATTCGTTCCGGGGTGTCATTGATCTCGTTGCGATGAAGGCTATACTATGGCCCCTCGAGGACGAATGGAAAGGAACGCGGTACGAGGTTGCCGAGATACCAGACGAGTACCGGGAGCAAGCTATTGAGTGGCATGCAAAAATGCTCGAAGCCATCGCGGAGTACGACGACTCCTTCATGGAGAAGTATCTCCAACAAGAAAACCATGACTTCTCGCCAGAGGAACTCAAACCTTTACTCCGCCAAAGCGTCCTAAGCGCCAAGATTACTCCGGTGCTGTGTGGCTCATCGTTCAAAAATAAAGGTGTTCAACCGCTACTGGATGCGGTGATCGATTATCTCCCCTCTCCCCTCGATATTCCCGCGGTCACAGGTGAGAACCCGGAAACGGGGGAAATTGAAGAACGCAGGCCCGACGACAACCAGCCGTTTGCGGCTCTTGCGTTCAAGATCATGACGGATCCCCATGTGGGGAAACTGACCTACTTCCGCGTTTACAGCGGGCTGCTGCGCTCAGGCTCCTATGTGTTCAACAGTTCGAAGGATAAAACCGAGCGCGTTGGCCGTATCCTGCTCATGCATGCAAACGACCGGGAACCGCTCGACGAGGTGCGCACTGGCGATATCGCTGCTGCCGTCGGCTTCAAGTACACGCAGACAGGCGATACGCTGTGTGATCCAGACCATCCGATCCTTTTGGAGCCGATGACATTCCCTGAGCCAGTTATTCACATTGCGGTCGAACCGAAAACGAAACAAGATCAGGATCGGCTTAGCACCGCGCTTCAGCGGCTGGCTGAGGAGGACCCGACATTCCGCGTCCATACCGACGAGGAAACGAACCAGACGATCCTCAGCGGTATGGGCGAATTGCACCTCGAGATTATCGTGGACCGTCTCCGCCGAGAATTTAAAGTCGAAGCAAATGTGGGGCGACCGCAGGTCGCGTATCGTGAAACAATTACGAAATCCATTGATCGGGCCGAGGGCAAGTACATTCGCCAAAGTGGTGGACGCGGCCAATATGGTCATGTGGTTCTGCGCATCGAGCCAATGCCACCCGGATTTGGCTTCGAGTTCCACAGCGAAATTGTGGGCGGAGTCGTCCCCAAAGAATACATCCCAGCGGTAGAAAAGGGTGTGGTCGGCGCAATGAAAACTGGAGTGCTTGCCGGCTATCCGATGGTGGATATTAAGGTCACCTTGGTGGACGGCTCATTCCACCCGGTCGATTCCAGCGAAATGGCGTTCGAGTTTGCCGGGTCCATTGCATTCAAGGAGGGGGCCCGCAAGTGCGATCCAGAACTGCTGGAGCCGATAATGCTTGTCGAGGTCGTAACCCCGGAGGAGTTTTTCGGCGATGTTTTAGGCGACCTCACCTCGCGTCGAGGCAAAATCGAAGAGACAATGCGGCGTGGCAACGCCCAAGTCGTTCGGGCAAACGTCCCGCTGAGCGAGATGTTTGGCTATGCAACAGATTTGCGAAGCCGAACTCAGGGGCGAGCAACATATACGATGCAGTTCTCACATTATGAAAAAGTTCCACGCGCCATCTTCGAGAAAATCACTGGACAGGACATTGTGAACCGATAG